Proteins encoded by one window of Anopheles maculipalpis chromosome 2RL, idAnoMacuDA_375_x, whole genome shotgun sequence:
- the LOC126565178 gene encoding uncharacterized protein LOC126565178 codes for MITAGGVATTDPVFTRSEGINLDECLRCIRSLGRFHALSFALKLHEPATFESLANQLQETYYSARLVPWYQNFMQRLVTISKEALELGCMEDPDDYTASFKRDVLTFLDGDIYGMMVELSNARNHYSVFTHGDCWLPNFLFHPQDVRMIDFQMVRCGSPVLDIIMFVYCCTDQTLRMMHYDQLLSTYYQSFSEMLTDLGTEPQETFPATALAEELVRFGRFGCGIAVEAIPLSLLDGADVPELDSIEGTDAVPLEQIMTLRSIKTRYGRRRLLDVFRHARGCGYI; via the exons ATGATTACTGCTGGTGGAGTGGCGACAACGGacccggtcttcacacg GAGCGAAGGAATCAACCTTGACGAATGTCTCCGGTGCATTCGATCGTTGGGGCGCTTTCATGCTCTCTCCTTTGCGCTGAAGTTGCATGAACCTGCCACATTCGAATCGTTGGCCAATCAACTCCAGGAAACGTACTACAGTGCGCGGCTCGTACCGTGGTATCAGAATTTTATGCAACGTTTGGTTACCATTTCCAAGGAAGCACTCGAACTCGGCTGTATGGAAGATCCCGATGATTATACGGCGAGTTTCAAGCGTGATGTGCTAACCTTCCTGGACGGCGACATCTACGGCATGATGGTGGAGCTGTCGAATGCGCGCAACCATTACTCAGTGTTCACGCACGGTGACTGTTGGTTGCCCAACTTTCTGTTTCATCCGCAAGACGTTCGCATGATCGACTTCCAGATGGTACGGTGCGGATCACCCGTGTTAGACATTATTATGTTTGTGTACTGCTGTACCGATCAGACACTACGTATGATGCATTACGATCAGCTGCTGAGCACCTACTACCAGAGTTTCAGCGAAATGTTGACCGATCTTGGTACTGAGCCCCAGGAAACGTTTCCCGCCACTGCACTAGCGGAAGAATTGGTACGGTTCGGTCGATTCGGGTGTGGTATAGCGGTAGAAGCGATACCACTTTCGCTGCTCGATGGTGCCGATGTGCCGGAATTGGATAGCATCGAGGGTACGGATGCGGTCCCGCTGGAACAGATCATGACGCTGCGTAGTATCAAAACACGGTACGGACGCCGCCGTTTGCTGGATGTGTTCCGCCATGCACGTGGCTGTGGATATATTTGA
- the LOC126558112 gene encoding uncharacterized protein LOC126558112 has translation MDTPRAAVKLSDISPKFTEETLDEIVRNAGGKRCIGWKIPETNFAKGDAYLSELYRIQLTGEANEPNQEPLVVNVVVKTIPKNVGRRNTFRSSDFFRNEANFYNVVLKELYRFQDSRKPANPFKDIDRCFVAYTDGVNDFIAMDDLGQYGYKTASRATGVGLEECQRCMRSLGRFHALSLAMKEQEPDRFHEIAHQHVEETYYDARLKWWYNNFLQVQLGIARDAMAHEYPGTELERKMEKFFDCDLYDHMVYLTHARNQNSVINHGDCWMPNFMFHDSTPAMRMIDFQLARYSSPVLDISFFVYSCTSQELREAHYQELLDAYYGGLAEMLRDLGSDPEVVFPYAELQKELKQYARFGCGMGIESIPFSLLDESEVPDLDKIKGEEAIPIETIWILRPIASQAGRRRLTDMFRHATDMGYLD, from the exons ATGGATACTCCAAGGGCTGCTGTGAAGTTGAGTGATATTTCACCGAAATTCACCGAGGAAACGCTGGACGAGATTGTCCGCAATGCTGGCGGTAAGCGGTGTATTGGCTGGAAGATTCCCGAAACGAATTTTGCCAAGGGTGATGCGTATTTGAGCGAGCTGTACCGCATTCAACTGACCGGTGAAGCGAACGAGCCGAACCAGGAACCGTTGGTGGTAAATGTGGTCGTGAAGACGATTCCGAAGAACGTTGGACGTCGCAATACGTTCCGATCGTCGGATTTTTTCCGCAATGAGGCCAACTTTTACAACGTGGTACTGAAGGAGCTGTACCGCTTTCAGGATTCGCGCAAACCGGCCAACCCGTTTAAAGACATCGATAG atGTTTTGTGGCGTACACGGATGGTGTGAACGATTTCATCGCAATGGACGACCTTGGCCAGTACGGCTACAAGACCGCTTCAAG GGCCACGGGTGTTGGACTGGAGGAGTGCCAGCGGTGTATGCGATCTCTTGGCCGCTTTCATGCCTTGTCGCTAGCGATGAAGGAACAGGAACCGGACCGCTTTCACGAAATCGCACATCAGCACGTGGAGGAAACGTACTACGATGCCCGGCTGAAATGGTGGTACAACAACTTCCTTCAGGTGCAGCTCGGCATTGCACGGGACGCGATGGCACACGAATATCCCGGCACGGAGCTGGAGCGCAAGATGGAGAAATTTTTCGATTGCGATCTGTACGACCACATGGTCTACCTGACGCACGCCCGCAACCAAAATTCGGTCATCAATCACGGTGACTGCTGGATGCCGAACTTTATGTTTCACGACAGTACGCCGGCGATGCGCATGATCGATTTTCAGCTGGCCCGGTACAGTTCGCCCGTGCTGgacatttccttctttgtGTACTCGTGCACCAGCCAGGAGTTGCGCGAGGCTCACTATCAGGAGCTGCTCGATGCGTACTATGGTGGGTTGGCAGAGATGTTGCGTGATCTCGGTTCCGATCCGGAGGTCGTGTTCCCGTACGCGGAGCTGCAAAAGGAGCTGAAGCAGTATGCACGTTTCGGGTGTGGTATGGGCATTGAATCGATACCGTTTTCGTTGCTGGACGAGTCGGAAGTGCCGGATCTGGATAAGATCAAGGGTGAGGAAGCGATTCCGATCGAAACGATTTGGATACTGCGCCCTATTGCAAGCCAGGCGGGAAGGCGCCGATTAACGGACATGTTCCGTCACGCTACCGATATGGGGTATTTGGATTGA